The following proteins are co-located in the Neodiprion virginianus isolate iyNeoVirg1 chromosome 6, iyNeoVirg1.1, whole genome shotgun sequence genome:
- the LOC124308262 gene encoding achaete-scute complex protein T3-like, giving the protein MTLVGLKEEKLNELPVMLTVQQHHAGMLGSGVGSQVHRSNVIVSTSSGGITGSMESKSLQHGCKRAKLYAQATPYSAVPHQPASVARRNARERNRVKQVNNGFATLRQHIPQSVAQALGGNTAGTGGASRAGSKKLSKVETLRMAVEYIRSLQRLLEENDGSSDSEIHHHLRQSAESSFNPPPSSEASSSPTPSFVSEASSGGGSQGYGTATGTLYAQHSDSYDNYEPMSPEDEELLDVITWWQQSQ; this is encoded by the exons ATGACCTTAGTGGGACTTAAGGAAGAGAAACTTAACGAGTTGCCAGTTATGTTGACCGTCCAGCAGCATCACGCCGGCATGTTGGGCTCGGGTGTTGGGTCCCAGGTTCATCGGAGCAACGTGATCGTGTCGACGAGCAGCGGCGGGATCACCGGGAGCATGGAGTCGAAGAGCTTGCAGCACGGGTGCAAGCGGGCGAAGCTCTACGCCCAGGCGACACCCTACAGCGCCGTTCCGCACCAACCGGCCTCCGTAGCGCGGCGAAACGCCCGCGAGCGGAATCGCGTGAAACAGGTTAACAACGGGTTCGCGACCCTGCGCCAGCATATCCCGCAGAGCGTGGCTCAGGCTCTCGGCGGAAACACGGCCGGGACCGGAGGCGCGTCTCGGGCCGGAAGCAAGAAGCTCTCGAAGGTCGAAACGCTGCGGATGGCCGTAGAGTACATCCGCAGTCTTCAGCGCCTGCTCGAGGAGAACGACGGCTCCTCGGA TTCCGAGATCCATCACCACCTCAGACAGAGTGCGGAATCCTCGTTCAACCCGCCACCCTCGTCAGAGGCTTCCAGTTCTCCGACGCCCAGCTTCGTTTCCGAGGCGTCTTCGGGGGGTGGAAGTCAGGGCTACGGAACCGCCACCGGCACCCTCTACGCCCAGCACTCCGACAGCTACGACAACTACGAACCGATGAGTCCCGAGGACGAGGAACTCCTCGACGTCATCACGTGGTGGCAGCAGAGTCAATGA